In Leclercia pneumoniae, the genomic window GTGTCACTTTCGCTTTGGCAGCAATGTCTTGCCCGATTGCAGGATGAGTTACCAGCCACAGAATTCAGTATGTGGATCCGCCCGTTGCAGGCGGAACTGAGCGATAACACGCTGGCTTTGTATGCGCCAAACCGTTTTGTGCTCGATTGGGTAAGGGACAAGTACCTTAATAATATCAATGGACTGCTAAACGATTTTTGCGGTACCGATGCCCCACAGCTGCGTTTTGAAGTGGGCACCAAGCCGGTCACCCAAACCCTTAAAGAGACCGTTAACGTAGCCGCTCCTGCGCAGGCGACACAGGTCCATCAGCCGCGCGTCGTGCCTGCGGCACGTTCAGGCTGGGATAACGTTCCGGCCCCGGCGGAGCCGACCTACCGTTCCAACGTTAACGTCAAACATACCTTCGATAACTTCGTAGAAGGTAAATCAAACCAGCTGGCCCGTGCGGCAGCCCGTCAGGTAGCGGATAACCCCGGCGGGGCGTATAACCCCCTGTTTTTATATGGCGGTACCGGTCTGGGTAAAACGCACCTGCTGCATGCCGTGGGCAATGGCATCATGGCGCGCAAGCCAAACGCCAAAGTGGTGTATATGCACTCCGAACGCTTCGTTCAGGACATGGTAAAAGCCCTGCAAAACAATGCGATCGAAGAGTTTAAACGCTACTACCGTTCCGTTGATGCCCTGCTGATCGATGACATTCAGTTCTTCGCTAATAAAGAACGATCCCAGGAAGAGTTTTTCCACACCTTCAACGCCCTGCTGGAAGGTAATCAACAGATCATTTTGACCTCGGATCGTTATCCAAAAGAGATCAACGGCGTTGAAGATCGTCTTAAGTCCCGCTTCGGCTGGGGCCTGACCGTGGCGATCGAACCGCCGGAGCTGGAAACCCGTGTGGCGATCCTGATGAAAAAGGCAGATGAAAACGACATTCGCCTGCCGGGTGAAGTGGCATTCTTCATCGCCAAGCGCCTACGCTCTAACGTGCGTGAGCTGGAAGGGGCACTGAACCGCGTCATCGCCAACGCCAACTTTACCGGCCGGGCCATCACTATTGATTTCGTGCGTGAAGCGCTGCGCGATCTGCTGGCGTTGCAGGAAAAACTGGTCACCATCGACAATATTCAGAAGACGGTGGCGGAGTACTACAAAATTAAAGTGGCCGACTTATTGTCGAAACGCCGTTCA contains:
- the dnaA gene encoding chromosomal replication initiator protein DnaA translates to MSLSLWQQCLARLQDELPATEFSMWIRPLQAELSDNTLALYAPNRFVLDWVRDKYLNNINGLLNDFCGTDAPQLRFEVGTKPVTQTLKETVNVAAPAQATQVHQPRVVPAARSGWDNVPAPAEPTYRSNVNVKHTFDNFVEGKSNQLARAAARQVADNPGGAYNPLFLYGGTGLGKTHLLHAVGNGIMARKPNAKVVYMHSERFVQDMVKALQNNAIEEFKRYYRSVDALLIDDIQFFANKERSQEEFFHTFNALLEGNQQIILTSDRYPKEINGVEDRLKSRFGWGLTVAIEPPELETRVAILMKKADENDIRLPGEVAFFIAKRLRSNVRELEGALNRVIANANFTGRAITIDFVREALRDLLALQEKLVTIDNIQKTVAEYYKIKVADLLSKRRSRSVARPRQMAMALAKELTNHSLPEIGDAFGGRDHTTVLHACRKIEQLREESHDIKEDFSNLIRTLSS